The genomic stretch TTTGTGGAAAATACTCTCATTGAATAGCTAAATCTCAGTAAACTCCTCTGATCCTATTGATTGATGCTCATACTAAAACCGAAGCACTTTGATTTGGGTGTGCCACTcattatcatttttttatctaGTTTGATTTGGTAAATGACTCTACTTAAAAGATTTGGAAGCGTATGAAGGTAACTTCTGAGTTTGGAGACATGATAAGTAGCTTCTTGTAAGCACAAAGTGTCATTTTATATAATGACGGAAGATTCTTCTTCATTGGAATTTTCTTAACCTTTAGCACACCCTTGAACTGGAATTGAAGTACAgaatttgttgattttggacaAAATTGCAGTTTGTATTTACATTTGATTGCTGATCATCTTGTTTCTGGTTGTAGCCAAATACAATCATCTTAGCCATAACTCCTGCCAATCAAGATCTTGCCACATCTGATGCTATCAAGATTGCACGAGAAGTTGATCCAGCAGGTAATTTCTGTGGTAGAGTTCTAACAACCTTGCTATGTCACTCTCTCGTCTTAACTGATTGGAATGTATTCTTGGAAATATTTTTTGTCTCTTTGCACTATTGATGCATCCTATATACAGGAGAACGGACCTTTGGCGTGTTGACAAAGCTTGATTTGATGGATAAAGGAACAAATGCGCTGGATGTAAGTGTCTTTACTTTTTCCAAGAAGTTTGTCTGAGACTGGTTGAAAGTGATTGCTTATATCAATCTATTGTTTGGCAAGGTAGCCTCTACCAATATATTATGTGTTGTGCCTAACATTATTCCATAAACTTGGTTTTAGCCAATTTTCTGGTTGGTTCTTACTCAACTTTCTTTTTGTTGTCAACTTTCTCAATATCCAGAGTTTAACATCAGCACTTTTAGAGTTAAGGTCTATGTTTTTTGGAGGTCATTTCTAATTAAATATGCTCAAGATCAACAAGGGATTTTAGAAACAACCATTTAAATTCTTTGGATCTTCATGATTGTTGTGTTAACATGATGAATCTCCAAACTAGATGGAGTTGTTGCAGGTTATTTAGTTTTCCAGGAAATTGCTCTTGAATTAGCTGAAGTTAGAGCAGGCATGAGTTGGAGGATTATATGTAGTTTCCTTTTGAAGACAAAAACTGACACTTAGGTCCTTTATCCTTTTGAAGGTTATAATTATCAAGGGCCTTATAGATATATTTCATTAGGATGCAGTTCTGTTCGAGCCTGTGAAGAATGTCGATCGGTTACTTGTTTTCATTACCCACACCTAAGTGTTGCCACTGCAGATGCAAGTTGGTTATTAGAGCTTTCCTGAAAGCCATAATCTTGATAACCATATTGTTTATCTCTGCAAATTTTGCCCGTAGTTCTCAGGGAATGTAGTAGTGTGGCCActctatttttttgtttttctttgttcctATATCCTATAGTTAGATTTCTAAGTATGCAAACATTATTAActtacagttttttttttaaatttccagtttttatTCTGTTTGGTTTCTTATGTATTACCACCACCAAATGATGGATGATATGAGAACGATCTATTCGAGCGACTAGCAATGTCTCTATTTAGATGCCATTTCAGGATTTAGAATTCCACCCCACCCTGCCTCTAGATTTCTCACTCAAGGTTCACCTTTCTTCCACCAAGGTGCTTGAAGGAAGATCATACAGACTGCAACATCCCTGGGTTGGGGTTGTTAACCGTTCACAAGCTGACATAAACAGAAATCTTGACATGATTGCCGCCAGGCATAGGGAGCGGGAATTCTTTGCAACTAGCCCTGAATATGGGCACTTGGCCAGCAGAATGGGTTCAGAGTATCTTGCAAAACTTCTTTCCAAGGTACATGTTTGCACTTATGTTTTGCTTACTGACGCCACAATATTTTTCCATTGTTTGGAATAACTTAGAGTTCACTAAtaattattttgaaaatatcTGTGGTTTCAGCACCTAGAATCAGTGATAAAGGCCCGCATACCTAGTCTTGTGTCTTTGATTAACAAAACTGCCGATGAACTTGAATCAGATCTTACCCATTTTGGCAGACCTGTTTCGATAGATGAAGGGGTGAGGACATATACCTACTTCGGTAAATTTGTCTAAACATTAGTTTGTCAATTTCTGTGTTGAGTAATTTGTTCAATTTTGTAGGCCCAGTTGTATACAATCTTGGAGCTGTGTCGGGCATTTGACCGAGTATTCAAGGAACACCTTGAAGGAGGGTACATAGCTCTTCCAGCCTCACCTAGTGCAACTGTTTACTACTCACTCCCCCCACCCACCCCCATGGCCtacaaaacagaaaacaaaaataaaggtTTTTTTTGGGGGGCGGGGGTGGGTGAGGGGGGATGCGAAGAACACAAATGTATAGAAAAAACTTAATCTTCACTTAAAAAGTAGTCTAATGCATCAAATAGAGAATTAAATAAACTTGAATATTTGATTTTCTTAGAAACCATTTGGTTCCATGTTTAATTGGCAATAACACTATCACTTGCCAAGAAAAAAATGTGCAATCATTGTAGCTGCAGCCGCTTATGACTGAAGACCATGTAACACCAGCCATTTGGTTGAGTTATTGCACATCCTGCTGGCTGGATGTTTCTAAGTTTGGGTATTAAACATCTTAGATTATACAACTGATGGAGACATGAGATGTTTGAAATAGCAGCTCAGAGCTTATAGGACAATTTGATTATGTCTGCTAGACTGTGAAGTTTTCAGAAATGCTAATGCAGTCAAATTTAAAGTGATCATACCAGTCCTTTCACTATCACTAATATTTGCTGCACCAGAGTTTTCAATTGCAACTTAAGGTCCTTTTCCTGCAAAGAAACCATGTCATGCGGTCGTATAAGATGTAGGTATAAATTGTTTTAGGAAAATTCCaatctgaaattgattttaggaCCTTATGCTTAAAAACTGTGAAGTAGATGGAGTAAATTGAATGATTTTCAACATCTGTTGACTACagtgaattttttgaaaccCTTATGAGGATTACAAGAATTTGTGATCTCACTATACTAACTTCCACTAAAAGTTTGACCATGAGCTTTTTAAATCTCCATAAATAGGCGTACAGtttttacttttgcatttttcatggtAATAAGCATCTGTACTCCCATATTGGTTATGTTAAGCATCTATTACTTCTCTTGATAGGCGGCCAGGGGGAGATCGGATTTACGGAGTTTTTGACCACCAACTCCCTATTGCTTTGAGGAAGCTCCCTTTTGATCGGCATCTCTCACTACAAAATGTAAAGAAAGTGGTCTGTCAAGCAGATGGATACCAACCTCATCTTATAGCACCAGAACAAGGTTACAGACGCCTgattgagagttctctcaatTATTTCAGAGGTCCAGCTGAAGCTTCAGTTGATGCAGTAAGTGCTTCAGTCTACATGTATCACTAGGATAATGGCTTCTCATTAACTGCTTAAGCATGCCTATTTTGGTTGGATTAAAGAACATTTCTGGTAAGGAAGAATTAGCAGTCCATTGGCTGTAAATGGGCGTGATAAGACTAACACATTAGCATTATGCTTGGGTTGAGGTAAAAGTTTGAAGACGGGATCAATGGATTTACTTCAAGTGTACAACTGGAATAAATGAAAATACTGCAGGCaaaacaaattttcttatatgcAAAGAGGTGGTTTCTGTATCTATAGTTTTGCAAAAGTAATTGCTTGTTTTTCTTAAACTACCAAATGGTCTTGTAGATCCACTTCATCTTGAAGGAGCTTGTCCGCAAGTCAATTGGAGAAACACAGGTAGAAAGTCACTAGTCTATCCCGGTGACATTTGTTAACATTTATTCGTCAAAAGAGAGTTGATGATGGAACTCTAAAATGCAGGAGCTTCGACGTTTTCCAACTCTCCAGGCAGAAATAGTAGCTGCAGCAAATGAGGCATTGGAAAGGTTTCGTGATGACAGCAAGAAGACTGTGTTGCGAATGGTAGACATGGAGGCCTCATACCTCACTGTGGATTTCTTTAGAAAACTCCCGCAAGAAGCCGAAAAAGGTGGAAATCCAAATGTCTCTGCTGCTGACCGTTACAGTGAGGGGCACTTTAGGCGGATAGGTTCAAATGTTTCCTCCTATGTAGACATGGTGTCTGAGACTCTCAAGAACATGATTCCCAAAGCTGTAGTATATTGTCAAGTTCAAGAGGCGAAGCGAACTTTACTAGATCACTTCTATACACAAGTTGGCAAAAAGGAGGTAAATATCCTTCTCTGACATCTTAGTTACAGGAGATCAATTGATTGTTTTCTTCtgcttttctctctttctttggTTTACCTTGTTTTTGGGCTGAGGGAGGGGGAGGGGAAGGGGAAAGATATCGGGACGATTTCCACTGGACTTTAATTTGTTTCTGCTGAAGCAACAGTAATCGGAACTAAATCTAGTCTGAAACCAATTGGAGGATATGGTTGCACTTGGAATTACTGCTGTCAAAACACTATCGACGGTTTTACACTACGCAGTGGACCAAAACACTCGAGTCTTCTCAAAATCTTTTCATGAGTTGGAATTCCATATTTTCACTCATTGGGTGTAATCTCAGTCAAATTTTGTTACTACATGTAAAAAATTTTTGCATCAAAGCCAATTTTACACACACAGTTGCTAATGATAGGTCAAAGAATGAGGATTTTGTACACAGCTGTaagtttaattgtttttatctTGTAGGGCCGTCAGCTTGCTCAGTTATTGGATGAAGATCCAGTGTTAATGGAAAGGAGGCAGCAGTGCTCTAGGAAGTTGGAGTTGTACACGGCTGCTAGAAATGAAATAGATTCAGTGTTGTGGACAAGATAAAGGATTGTAGATTACATCTTATCTGATGAAAAGATTGAATGATTTAGGTAACTGCATTTCATGTTCGGTTGCAAAATTTTGTTGATCATTCCAATTTAAATGCAAAAACCTTAATGTTCACCAGTTGATTTGTGAGAGGAGACTATAATTTCTTTATTAATATCTTAAATAATCCGGCAGCAGCTAGCAACTCTGCTCCTTCTCACATATAAGCATACACCCACCCACAGTAGTTGcgagtggtggtataagatggaTACACCTGATGTGAAGTGCGTGTCATagatttgaaaatttggcatTAGTATTGTAGCCATTTGACCCACAAGTGAATCCAGACGGCAAATGAAGGTTCTCACCCTTCTACCATACGATCAAAATTCTTCACACCACAAAACACATACTTTTATGTTGATCGTTTAGAATAATTAGAGCAAGAGAGATTTGACAGATATTCATTTCTCAATGATTTAGTTGTGTCCACTAAATTTTTAACCTTAAAATACTTCAAAATGTTGATATTGACGTTTACAAGTCCAAGGACTCGAACTGTGGTGGCCAAAGCCAATATCACATCGCCATCAATCAATCCTGTAAATTTCCTCAATTCAACAGGGAGAGGAGAGGATATGAAGCTGTTCTGGGCTGTAGTTATTGCATATACCAAGGGGGTCATATTGCACTGCTCTTCACTTGTTAGCAAATGCAGTATCTGTTGATCTGCCAGCTCTCTTATCAAACTCTTCCAGTGCTGCCCAGAGTTTTGGATCTTCATAATTTTTTATGAGCAGTGCAGGCTTTGCTTGCATAAGCAAATTCTCAGGATTTCTTGTTGTTAAGCCAACAACAGGCATCCCAGCTGCAACACCGGCTGTGATTCCAGAAAAAGAATCCTAACCGAGCAGAAACATGACCATAATTAGTTTAAGAATACAGCAAGGCTGTATTCTAaattcacacaaaaaaaaagggcagaAGTCGTCAAAACCTCAAAGATGATACTGTGATCCTTGGACACTTGCAGTATTTCGAGTGCCTTCAAGTAGGGATCAGGGAATGGTTTTGCACGGGTGCAGTCACTTCCAAGAATAACAGCTTCAAAAAAGTCTGAAAGGCCAAGTAGTGAGATCATCAGTTCGGCATTGGGCTTTGGAGCATTGGTAACAGCAACGCGTCTCAAACCACGATCTTCAATCCACTTCCGTAGTTTGTAGAGGCCATCAACGGCCTTCAGTTGCTCCTTTGCCAATCTGTATTTTCCGACCAAAAGAACGTCTAAGACAGGTGGAAACTGAACAATCCCCAGCGGTGGACATAAAGTTAAAAGTTGTAAGATGGTATATAAGAATATGGTTAATAACCTTCTAAACATAGCTTCCTTGTCCTCACAGAATTTAAGGCCCCTTTCAATATCATCAGGGAAAAGAATAGCAGCAACATCATCATTGTGCTTCCCAGCAAAATTCTGAACGTAGAATTCTTCAGTTATTGGAACACCACCATTGAATCCTGTCTGTTAAACACCAGACTTCTTGTTAAAACCCTCCCACAAGAGTACTAGGTTACGAAAATACATCTCAGCAAAGCTGAGATGGATGGATAACCATATTACACCCCCGACTGTTAAATGCAACAGGGCCTATAGATGGAGAGCACACTGCATTTTGTAATAACACAAATGCCTTGCTCAAGCTGAATAAGGTTCTGTTAAGGTGTGCTTACCCTTTTTATATGTAATCcatttattacttgattattcTCAAGGATGAACTAGCAAAACTGAAATGGATATGGTGAGACCATAATTTATACCTCTGGAAGCAGTTCACGGAAAGCATAGTAATGAATGGGATCTGAATCACAAAGAGTTCCATCAACATCAAACAGTACTGCTTCAAGAGGAGCAGCCTGAGTCAGAGAGGGAATACTGCAACCAGAAAACAGAGAACAGTGAGAACTTCCTTCAGAATTTTATAAGggaaaaattattaattttttaacaccaataaattcaaatttaagaaTATTTCATGAGGattatcaatcaataaatcTAAAGTAACCATATGAGAAAGCTCATAATGCTCTAAAACCCCGCCCCCGTACCCCCAAAAAGAATGTTACAGAATGACCATTTTCAAGCA from Coffea eugenioides isolate CCC68of chromosome 8, Ceug_1.0, whole genome shotgun sequence encodes the following:
- the LOC113779919 gene encoding dynamin-related protein 1E-like isoform X2; this encodes MESVIRLVNTLQKTCTLLGDYGDDRSLPTLWGSLPTIVVLGGQSSGKSSVLESFVGRDFLPRGSGIVTRRPLILQLYKIDPGKENYAQFLHTGDKKFIDFSMVRKEIQEETDRVTGKAKQISALPINLSIYSPNVVNLTLVDLPGLTKVAVEGQPESIVQEIENMVRSYVEKPNTIILAITPANQDLATSDAIKIAREVDPAGERTFGVLTKLDLMDKGTNALDVLEGRSYRLQHPWVGVVNRSQADINRNLDMIAARHREREFFATSPEYGHLASRMGSEYLAKLLSKHLESVIKARIPSLVSLINKTADELESDLTHFGRPVSIDEGAQLYTILELCRAFDRVFKEHLEGGRPGGDRIYGVFDHQLPIALRKLPFDRHLSLQNVKKVVCQADGYQPHLIAPEQGYRRLIESSLNYFRGPAEASVDAIHFILKELVRKSIGETQELRRFPTLQAEIVAAANEALERFRDDSKKTVLRMVDMEASYLTVDFFRKLPQEAEKGGNPNVSAADRYSEGHFRRIGSNVSSYVDMVSETLKNMIPKAVVYCQVQEAKRTLLDHFYTQVGKKELAQLLDEDPVLMERRQQCSRKLELYTAARNEIDSVLWTR
- the LOC113779919 gene encoding dynamin-related protein 1E-like isoform X1, with the protein product MESVIRLVNTLQKTCTLLGDYGDDRSLPTLWGSLPTIVVLGGQSSGKSSVLESFVGRDFLPRGSGIVTRRPLILQLYKIDPGKENYAQFLHTGDKKFIDFSMVRKEIQEETDRVTGKAKQISALPINLSIYSPNVVNLTLVDLPGLTKVAVEGQPESIVQEIENMVRSYVEKPNTIILAITPANQDLATSDAIKIAREVDPAGERTFGVLTKLDLMDKGTNALDVLEGRSYRLQHPWVGVVNRSQADINRNLDMIAARHREREFFATSPEYGHLASRMGSEYLAKLLSKHLESVIKARIPSLVSLINKTADELESDLTHFGRPVSIDEGAQLYTILELCRAFDRVFKEHLEGGRPGGDRIYGVFDHQLPIALRKLPFDRHLSLQNVKKVVCQADGYQPHLIAPEQGYRRLIESSLNYFRGPAEASVDAIHFILKELVRKSIGETQELRRFPTLQAEIVAAANEALERFRDDSKKTVLRMVDMEASYLTVDFFRKLPQEAEKGGNPNVSAADRYSEGHFRRIGSNVSSYVDMVSETLKNMIPKAVVYCQVQEAKRTLLDHFYTQVGKKEGRQLAQLLDEDPVLMERRQQCSRKLELYTAARNEIDSVLWTR
- the LOC113779684 gene encoding haloacid dehalogenase-like hydrolase domain-containing protein Sgpp, which produces MTVSATGNSSDSIPSLTQAAPLEAVLFDVDGTLCDSDPIHYYAFRELLPETGFNGGVPITEEFYVQNFAGKHNDDVAAILFPDDIERGLKFCEDKEAMFRRLAKEQLKAVDGLYKLRKWIEDRGLRRVAVTNAPKPNAELMISLLGLSDFFEAVILGSDCTRAKPFPDPYLKALEILQVSKDHSIIFEDSFSGITAGVAAGMPVVGLTTRNPENLLMQAKPALLIKNYEDPKLWAALEEFDKRAGRSTDTAFANK